One genomic window of Falco cherrug isolate bFalChe1 chromosome 20, bFalChe1.pri, whole genome shotgun sequence includes the following:
- the MAP3K14 gene encoding mitogen-activated protein kinase kinase kinase 14 translates to MAVMGITCQGSPDPAVKHKKELTATKGLNESVSEKQSSVCKVEDSKKVIFHSQWKILNDVITKGTAKEETEGGCASISIIAQAECENSQEFSPTLSERSFIAHSKRYSRSDSLDQIPNNVAHATEGKMAPTCWRGRHRGKTKKKRHKKRSKLKVQTVAAGRRGPRTPEQESCTPIPVQEDESHQNTLYRNRFWVSEFNKDLVYDPLPFEKPEKVLSTGKLHSPGSKYKAELHKLISPIQCLNHVWKRHYQRDSVPQPETLHPFPYNIIPPHFPHLDSPLPAMKRNALETYLHGDLNYQDSEHRLSGLNLEYSFPKCINQSVKTSSDKISVEEYLVDALKGSVSLGEPQNLASLAKTWRGGGLDLKEQFHEANENEGVLLNEKLKPVDYEYREEVHWTKCHGSLGIGSFGEVYKIEDKQTGFQCAAKKVQVEHFRAEELTTCAAVTSPKVVPLYGAVKEGPWVTIFMKLMEGGSLGQLIKQSGCLPEDRALSYLGQALEGLEYLHAQNILHGDVKAENVLLSDDGSRALLCDFGHSAHLHPDGLGKSLVTGNYVPGTETHMAPEVVMGKRCDSKVDVWSSCCMMLHMLNGCHPWTQYYNHPLCLKIAKEPPPLREIPPSCNPLTAEIIKMGLEKEPVQRASASELKTKTSVALEEVGGVTSPWKGEYREPRHLSLNKENNPQTSLSPTVSPVSETVSDPKLAVKVSCASAVLPLPPLEQTEEVEGTPWNVCKELSETWDPPPLSSTPLLLKSCSHVEKATTISEQELQQLEIELFLNSLSQPYSLEEQEQMLSCLSIDSPFVSDASEKNSMKASHSLRDTMSSGIHSWNSQADGQSFSWNNLLNRNRHTDTPSYFNGVKIQIQLLSGENLHIRDFHRTKVGDIATGISSQIPVPAFSLVTKEGQSVHYDMEVPDSGIELQCTLAPDCSVSWTWRVKHGQLENRP, encoded by the exons GTGAAAACAGTCAGGAGTTCAGCCCCACTTTATCAGAGAGATCCTTTATTGCTCATAGTAAGCGTTACAG CCGGTCAGACAGTCTCGATCAAATCCCTAACAATGTGGCCCATGCAACGGAGGGAAAGATGGCACCTACCTGTTGGAGAGGGAGGCATCGTGGCAAGACAAAAAAGAAACGTCACAAGAAAAGATCCAAGCTGAAAGTACAAAcagtggctgctggcaggcgCGGTCCCAGAACTCCAGAGCAAGAGAGCTGCACCCCAATTCCTGTCCAG GAGGATGAATCACACCAAAATACTCTTTACAGAAACCGTTTCTGGGTTTCGGAATTTAACAAGGACTTGGTCTATGATCCACTGCCATTTGAGAAACCTGAGAAAGTTCTGTCCACAGGCAAACTCCATTCACCAGGGAGCAAATACAAAGCAGAACTGCACAAGTTGATAAGCCCTATTCAGTGCCTTAATCATGTTTGGAAACGGCACTATCAGAGGGACAGTGTTCCACAGCCTGAAACTCTCCATCCTTTTCCCTACAACATAATACCCCCTCATTTCCCACATCTGGACAGTCCTCTCCCTGCCATGAAACGTAACGCTCTGGAGACGTACTTGCATGGTGATCTCAACTATCAAGACAGTGAGCATCGCTTATCTGGCCTAAACTTAGAATATAGTTTCCCCAAATGCATCAACCAGTCTGTGAAAACCAGTTCAGACAAGATTTCTGTGGAAGAATACTTGGTAGACGCCTTGAAGGGGAGCGTGAGTCTTGGTGAACCACAAAATTTAGCCAGCCTAGCCAAGACGTGGAGAGGAGGTGGTTTGGACCTGAAGGAACAATTTCATGAAGCCAATGAAAATGAAGGCGTGCTACTTAACGAG AAACTAAAGCCAGTGGATTATGAGTACCGAGAAGAGGTTCATTGGACCAAGTGTCATGGTTCTTTGGGCATTGGCTCTTTTGGAGAAGTATACAAAATAGAGGATAAACAGACAGGATTTCAGTGTGCTGCCAAAAAG GTACAAGTTGAACACTTCCGTGCAGAAGAGTTAACAACATGTGCTGCAGTAACGAGTCCTAAAGTTGTCCCCTTGTACGGAGCTGTGAAGGAAGGACCTTGGGTGACCATCTTCATGAAGCTGATGGAGG GCGGCTCACTAGGTCAGCTAATTAAACAGAGCGGCTGCCTGCCAGAGGACAGAGCCCTCAGTTATTTGGGCCAGGCACTGGAGGGCTTGGAGTATCTTCATGCTCAAAACATTCTCCATGGAGATGTAAAAG CGGAAAATGTGCTCTTGTCTGATGATGGAAGCAGGGCTCTTCTGTGTGACTTTGGTCACTCTGCTCACCTTCATCCAGATGGCCTGGGAAAGTCCTTGGTCACAG GGAACTATGTACCTGGCACGGAGACTCATATGGCTCCAGAGGTGGTGATGGGAAAGCGTTGTGACTCCAAAGTGGATGTCTGGAGCAGTTGCTGTATGATGCTGCATATGCTTAATGGGTGCCACCCTTGGACCCAGTATTACAATCACCCACTCTGTCTGAAG ATAGCTAAAGAGCCACCTCCTCTGAGGGAAATTCCACCTTCCTGCAACCCTCTGACTGCTGAGATTATTAAGATGGGTCTGGAGAAAGAGCCTGTTCAGAGAGCATCTGCATCTGAACTGAAAACTAAGACTAGTGTCGCACTTGAAGAAG tggGAGGTGTGACAAGCCCCTGGAAAGGCGAATACAGAGAGCCTAGGCATTTATctttgaacaaagaaaacaatccACAGACATCCCTGTCCCCCACAGTCAGCCCAGTTTCTGAGACTGTTTCTGACCCAAAATTGGCAGTCAAAGTTTCTTGTGCAAGCGCAGTCCTACCACTGCCACCTCTAGAGCAAACCGAGGAGGTCGAGGGAACCCCTTGGAATGTGTGCAAGGAATTATCAGAGACCTGGGATCCTCCACCTCTCTCCTCGACTCCTCTCCttttgaagagctgcagccaTGTGGAGAAAGCAACAACCATCTCAGAACAAGAGcttcagcagctggaaataG aactgtttttgaacagcctttcacagccttACTCGCTGGAAGAGCAAGAACAAATGCTTTCATGTCTCAGCATCGACAGCCCATTTGTGTCAGATGCTAGTGAGAAG AACTCCATGAAGGCTTCTCATAGCTTGAGGGACACTATGAGCTCTGGAATTCATTCCTGGAACAGCCAGGCAGATGGACAGAGCTTCAGTTGGAACAATCTGCTGAACCGCAATCGGCACACAGACACTCCTAGCTATTTCAACG GAGTGAAAATCCAGATCCAGTTGCTAAGTGGAGAAAATTTACACATCAGGGATTTTCATAGGACAAAGGTGGGAGACATTGCCACTGGGATAAGCAGCCAG ATACCAGTTCCTGCTTTCAGTCTGGTTACTAAAGAAGGCCAGTCAGTTCACTACGACATGGAGGTCCCCGACTCTGGTATTGAGCTGCAATGCACCCTTGCCCCTGACTGCAGCGTCAGCTGGACATGGCGAGTCAAACATGGTCAGCTGGAGAACAGACCATGA